The Cucumis melo cultivar AY chromosome 5, USDA_Cmelo_AY_1.0, whole genome shotgun sequence genome has a segment encoding these proteins:
- the LOC103493290 gene encoding 26S proteasome regulatory subunit 4 homolog B, producing the protein MGQGTPGGLNRQGGLPGDRKQDDPNKKDKKFEPAAPPSRVGRKQRKQKGPDAAARLPTVTPHTKCKLRLLKLERVKDYLLMEEEFVTNQERLKPQEEKNEEDRSKVDDLRGSPMSVGNLEELIDENHAIVSSSVGPEYYVGILSFVDKDQLEPGCAILMHNKVLSVVGLLQDEVDPMVSVMKVEKAPLESYADIGGLDAQIQEIKEAVELPLTHPELYEDIGIKPPKGVILYGEPGTGKTLLAKAVANSTSATFLRVVGSELIQKYLGDGPKLVRELFRVADDLSPSIVFIDEIDAVGTKRYDAHSGGEREIQRTMLELLNQLDGFDSRGDVKVILATNRIESLDPALLRPGRIDRKIEFPLPDIKTRRRIFQIHTSRMTLADDVNLEEFVMTKDEFSGADIKAICTEAGLLALRERRMKVTHADFKKAKEKVMFKKKEGVPEGLYM; encoded by the exons ATGGGTCAAGGAACTCCCGGCGGACTCAACAGGCAGGGCGGTCTTCCCGGCGACCGAAAGCAAGATGACCCCAACAAGAAGGACAAGAAATTCGAGCCCGCCGCCCCTCCCTCGCGCGTCGGCCGCAAACAGCGCAAGCAGAAGGGTCCCGATGCCGCCGCCCGTCTCCCGACGGTCACCCCCCACACCAAGTGCAAGCTTCGTCTTCTGAAGCTTGAGCGAGTCAAGGACTATTTGCTCATGGAGGAGGAGTTTGTTACCAATCAGGAGCGGTTGAAGCCTCAGGAGGAGAAGAATGAAGAAGATAGATCTAAGGTCGACGACCTTCGTGGCTCGCCGATGAGTGTTGGGAATTTGGAGGAGCTGATTGATGAGAATCATGCCATTGTGTCTTCGTCTGTCGGTCCGGAGTACTATGTTGGGATCTTGTCGTTTGTCGATAAAGACCAGCTCGAGCCTGGATGTGCCATTCTTATGCACAACAAG GTCCTTTCCGTTGTTGGGCTTCTTCAAGATGAGGTCGACCCTATGGTATCTGTTATGAAGGTTGAGAAGGCTCCATTGGAATCCTATGCCGATATTGGTGGTTTAGATGCTCAGATCCAGGAGATTAAAGAAGCTGTAGAACTTCCACTTACTCATCCTGAATTATATGAAGACATTGGAATTAAACCCCCCAAAGGAGTTATACTATATGGGGAGCCAGGAACAGGGAAAACATTGCTCGCAAAG GCCGTGGCAAACTCCACTTCAGCCACTTTCTTGCGTGTAGTTGGAAGTGAATTGATCCAGAAATACTTGGGAGATGGACCTAAATTGGTTAGGGAGCTCTTTAGAGTTGCAGATGATCTTTCCCCATCCATTGTATTCATTGATGAAATTGACGCAGTTGGTACAAAGAG GTATGATGCTCATTCTGGTGGTGAACGTGAGATTCAAAGAACCATGCTTGAATTACTGAACCAATTGGATGGGTTTGACTCAAGAGGAGATGTTAAAGTAATTCTTGCTACGAATAGAATTGAAAGCCTTGATCCTGCCCTTTTACGACCTGGAAGAATCgatagaaaaattgaatttcCCCTTCCAGATATAAAAACAAGACGCCGCATTTTTCAG ATTCATACATCAAGAATGACGCTAGCTGACGATGTGAACTTGGAAGAGTTTGTAATGACCAAAGATGAATTTTCTGGGGCTGATATCAAAGCAATTTGCACAGAAGCTGGCTTGCTTGCTCTAAGAGAACGTAGAATGAAG GTGACTCATGCAGACTTTAAGAAAGCAAAGGAGAAGGTTATGTTCAAAAAGAAAGAGGGTGTTCCAGAGGGACTTTACATGTAG
- the LOC103499255 gene encoding uncharacterized protein LOC103499255 isoform X3 → MDHRAVEQAERINSFNSPVLQYCGGSLSPEMQPPKLLWVKENLPDTWSMVFRWMDLSDWLSYRATGDDTRSLCTTVCKWTYLGHAHMSQYNEKDSRNMEACGWDDDFWEEIGLRDLVDGHHAKIGRSVAFPGHPLGSGLTPVAAKELGLVAGIPVGVSLIDAHAGGVGVLESVPGQDSDSEGFDKEMILHRMALVCGTSTCHMAVSRDKLFIPGVWGPFWSAMVPEYWLTEGGQSATGALLDHIIQNHVASPHLANRAALQNISVFDMLNKLLENLVVDLKSPFLAALTEDIHILPDFHGNRSPISDPKAKGVIYGLTLDTSEQQLSILYLATVQAIAYGTRHIVEHCNSHGHKINTLLACGGLAKNSLFIQEHADIIGCPIILPRESESVLLGAAILGAVAARKYSTLQDAMKALNSAGQVIYPSKDPKVKLYHDAKYQIFRELYEQQLSHRSIMAQALS, encoded by the exons ATGGATCATAGAGCTGTAGAGCAGGCTGAAAGGATCAATTCTTTCAATTCACCAGTACTACAATACTGTGGTGGATCTCTTTCCCCTGAGATGCAGCCACCTAAG CTTCTCTGGGTTAAAGAAAATTTACCAGATACATGGTCGATGGTGTTCAGATGGATGGACTTGAGTGACTGGTTGTCTTATAG GGCCACTGGTGATGACACACGCAGTCTATGCACCACCGTGTGCAAATGGACCTATCTTGGCCATGCACACATGTCACAGTACAATGAAAAGGATTCCCGAAATATGGAGGCTTGTGGATGGGATGATGATTTCTGGGAGGAAATTGGATTAAGAGATCTTGTTGATGGTCACCATGCGAAAATAG GAAGAAGTGTAGCATTCCCTGGTCACCCCTTGGGTTCTGGTCTGACTCCAGTAGCTGCGAAG GAACTGGGTTTGGTTGCTGGCATCCCTGTTGGTGTTTCACTGATTGATGCTCATGCAGGTGGAGTTGGGGTGTTGGAAAGTGTACCTGGGCAAGATTCTGATTCTGAAG GTTTCGATAAGGAGATGATATTGCATCGTATGGCACTGGTTTGTGGAACATCTACCTGCCATATGGCTGTCTCAAGGGATAAGCTCTTTATTCCTGGTGTATGGGGACCGTTTTGGTCAG CAATGGTACCTGAGTATTGGCTTACTGAAGGTGGTCAGAGTGCTACCGGTGCTCTACTTGATCACATAATTCAAAATCATGTTGCCTCTCCTCATCTTGCAAACCGTGCTGCTTTGCAAA ATATCTCTGTGTTTGATATGTTGAACAAGTTGTTGGAGAATTTGGTGGTTGATCTGAAAAGTCCATTTCTTGCTGCTTTGACTGAAGATATACACATACTTCCTGATTTTCATGGAAATAG GTCTCCTATTTCGGATCCAAAAGCAAAAGGAGTGATCTATGGGTTAACACTTGACACAAGTGAGCAACAGCTTTCTATTTTGTACCTTGCCACCGTACAGGCTATTGCATATGGTACACGCCACATTGTGGAGCACTGCAATTCCCATGGGCACAAG ATTAATACTTTACTTGCATGTGGTGGCCTTGCAAAGAATTCATTGTTCATTCAAGAGCACGCCGATATTATTG GTTGTCCTATTATTTTACCTCGGGAAAGCGAGTCCGTACTCTTAGGTGCAGCAATTCTTGGAGCCGTGGCTGCTAGGAAGTATTCTACTCTGCAAGATGCCATGAAAGCCCTGAATTCTGCTGGTCAA GTGATTTATCCATCTAAAGATCCAAAGGTGAAGCTATACCATGATGCTAAATACCAAATTTTCCGAGAGCTTTATGAACAACAGTTGTCTCACCGCTCGATAATGGCACAAGCTCTGTCATAG